AAGACATTTCTTTCTCTACGATTATCTATAGCCTTACTATAAAAGTGCAATAAAACCATGAATGATCAGAAACCAACTTTTAAAGAAGCAATGGAAGCAACAATGATTTGGTGCAAAAGTTGGGAAAATGATGAAATAAGTGACGAAGTTATTTCTGATCGAATTGGAGAGCTTATTAAGACAGTAGAGGGTGCAAGAGGATTTTTTGTTGTAAGTCTCTCAATAGATTGCCCTTTAATGGATAGATTTCCGGATGCTTTGATTTTCCAATTAAGAAGTTCTGGAGATATTATTGTTGATTTAACCGTAAAAAATCTTGCAATGAGTTCAGCAATGGTTGTAACACATCATGAAAATAATGATTCACAGGAAATCCAGTCAGAGCGAATAAAAATTCGATGTATTGAGTTACTTAAGCTATTAGATTCAACTCAGGTGAAAAAACGTTTAGATGTTTTGCTTGAAGCAACAAAAGGAAATGGAACTGACTTGAAGTTTATTAATAAATGGGGTTATAACGATAAACAAATCAATGCTATATCAGAAAGTATCTATGAAGTTGCGACATAAAAAAAGAGCCTTGCGGCTCTTTTTTTATGTCGCAACTTCATAGAATTAATCTCTTCTTCCACCACCTTGAAGAGCAATGATTAGACGAAGAACAAAAACAAATAAGTTTATGTAAGTTAGGTACATACCTAATGCTCCAGCCAAGTACTGCTCGTCGTTATATCTTCTTGGCATTGTGTAGAAATCTACAAAAGACATTGCAACAAAAAGTACAGTTCCAAAACCGGCAATCATCAATTCAAAGCCACTGCCTCCAAACATTCCTGGAGCAAATAGACCTCCAACAAATTGGAAAACCATAGCGATAATCAAACCAAGCAATCCAAGACCAACTGCACCTTGCAAAGCTTGGCCAACGTTATCACTCATTTTTCTGCCAACTGAAGAAGCAATTACGAAAGTAATTCCAGTCGCAAATACTGCAGTTCCTATCGCGCCCATTCCTGCAACTTGAATTGCTAAGCCAACAATCCCACTGAGAGTGAAACCAGTAAGCAAGCTAAATCCAGTCAAGAGAGGAAGAGCTTTGGAGTTATTTGCATTATTGGCAGCGCTACTTGCCATAAAAAATAAAACTATTTCTGCAATAAATGCGACTATAAATAGAGGGCCGAATAAAGGATTGTTAGTTGCTTGTAAAGAAAGTCCACCTAAAACACCTAATCCAGTTAATGCCATTCCTCCGCCTACATAAGGCAAGGCTTTGTTAACTACATTTGGGCCAATAAGTGCACTAGATTGTGCTTCACGAATAGCTTGTTGAAAATTGCTGTTTGCTGGCATAACGCACCAGATAATTATTAATACCTATTTTGGCACAAAAAAAATAAGTCTCCATGAATGTGAATGCGGATCACCCTATCGTCTTTTTTTATCTAGTTCTGCATAAGCATCAACAACGCTTTGAACAAGTGGATGTCTTACTACATCTGCTGAAGTAAGTCTGCAAACTGAAATTCCATCAACCTTTTCGAGTAAGTCTGCTGCTTCTATAAGTCCGCTCATTTGTCCATATGGCAAGTCAACCTGGGTTACATCGCCAGTTACTACCATCCTTGACCTCTCACCTAATCTGGTAAGAACCATCCTCATTTGTGCTGGTGTCGTATTTTGAGCCTCATCAAGTATGACAAAAGATTCTTCTAAAGTCCTACCTCGCATGTAAGCCAAAGGCGCAACTTCAATTACGTTTTTTTCTATAAGTAAATTAGTTTTTTCTTGTCCAAGTAAAGAATGAAGTGAATCATATAAAGGTCTTAAATAAGGATCAACCTTTTGCTGTAAGTCCCCAGGTAAAAACCCCAATCTTTCGCCAGCTTCAACTGCAGGTCTTGTCAAAATAATTTTCTCAATTTTTCTCTCAGTAAGCATTCGAACCGCTAATACAGTTGCTAAAAATGTTTTACCTGTTCCTGCTGGGCCTAAAGCAAAAGTAAGATCACTTTTTTCCATAGCTTCTACATAAAATTTTTGTCTAATTGTTCTTGGTCTTAAAAGATTTCCTCTTTGACTTCTGGCTAAAACTTTATTTGTTGATTTGGCATGATCATTTTTTTTACCATTATCCAATGCTTTAGCCGCGGCATGTAAATCAACGGCCGAAACAATTTGTCCTGCTTCCCAAATTGGCCTAACTAATTCAACAATTGCAGCAGCTCTCTCTAATTGATAAGAAGTTCCTTTTATTTCGAGTTGCAATCCCCTTAACGCAAAAGTAGCACCTGTAAGGATTTCTAATCTATGAAGTGTTGACTGACCAGTTCCTGACAAAGCAGTAGCAGCATTGGAATCAGGCAGATCTATACAAAAGCGACCTTGGGTGGCTGCTTCAGACATAAATATAAATATTCATGAAATTATTGATACTCATCAAAAATTCTTATTCAGAAGTTTTCGATGCCGCTGCATCTTTTTTCTTTGCTGATCTTTCTTTTTCTTGTTTTTGCTTACCTAAAACTTCAGCTGGTCGAACTTTCTTTTCAAGGATTCCTCCTTTTTCTAATAAAGTTCTTACTGCATCAGTAGGCTGAGCACCTTGTCCTAGTCGAGTTCTTAAAGCCTCTGTATCTAACCTAGTTTCTTTGGTTCTTGGATTGTAAAAGCCTAGCTCTTGTAGAGGGCGACCATCTCGCCTTGAAGTGCTATTACAGGCAACTAGACGAAAACTGGATTCACGCTTTTTACCAAACCGCTTAAGGCGGAGCTTGATCATCTTCGATTTATTTGTAAGTGGATTGAACTCAAAAGTTCTTCAATCTAATAATACTCCACAGATGATTAATTTAGCCTTTTGATATCTCTAAAGATCACCAAAACCTTTCTTTTTCTTAACTGGTCTCTGTCTTCGGGGTGCAGAACCAGGTCCTCCTTTTCCTTTTCTTGACTGATATGGATTAGGACCTGATGAAGACATTCCAGGAAGTCCTCCCATTCCAGGTAGTCCTCCCTCCATACCAGGAAGTCCTCCTCCAGTAGACATCTGCTTCATCAAGCCTCGCATCCTCTGGAAATCCGCGAGAACCTTGTCAACGTCTGCTGGCTGATGTCCACTGCCACTAGCAACTCTCCGACGTCTTGATGGTTGTGCTGCCAATAATTCAGGCTTATTCCTTTCTTCTACTGACATTGAACCAATCATTGCTTCGATTTTTTTAAGTTGATCTTCTCCACTTTTGATCATTCCATCATCAATTTTATTCATGCCAGGAATCATTTTTAGCAGCCCCCCTAACGAGCCCATTCGCTTTATCATTCTCATCTGTTTTACGAAATCCGAAAAATCAAAAGTTGCTTCTTGAAGCTTCTTTTGCATGATTTCTGCATCAGCAATTTCAACTTCTTTCTGCGCTTTTTCAACAAGAGTTAAGACATCACCCATCCCTAAGATTCTGCTAGCCATCCTCTCGGGATAGAAAGGTTGCAATGCCTCAACCTTTTCTCCAGTCCCTATAAATTTAATTGGTTTACCACTGATTTTTCTTATGGAAAGAGCAGCTCCACCTCTTGAATCTCCATCTAACTTTGTGAGAACAGCGCCTGTTATTCCTACTTTTTCATGAAAACTTCTTGTAATATCTGCGGCCTCTTGGCCAATCATTGAATCAACTACTAACAAAACCTCATCAGGTTGAACAGCCTCTTTAATACGAACCATCTCGCCCATCATTTGTGTATCAATTTGAAGTCGACCAGCAGTATCCACAAGAACAGTGTCAAATCCTTCGTCTTTAGCTTTTTCCAAGCCTTTTCTGGCAATCTCTTCTGGCTTTAAGTCGGAACTTAAATTAAAAACCTCCACATCAATTTGATTCCCCAGCGTTACTAATTGATCAATAGCTGCTGGTCTGTATGTATCAGCCGCAACCAGTAATGGTTTCTGATTTTTTTCTTTAAGAAGCAATCCAAGTTTTGCTGTTGCTGTAGTCTTCCCTGCCCCCTGAAGTCCAGCCATCAAAATCACAGTTGGTTTTTCTTTTGAATTTGCCAAGGGGTCATTCTCTCCACCCATGACATTTACAAGTTGCTCGTGGACTACTTGAATAAATTTCTGCCCGGGGTTTATACCTCTGACGACTTCTGTACCAACAGCCTTTACTCTTACTTCTTCGATAAATTCCTTTACTACTGACAAACTAACATCTGCTTCTAAAAGAGCTCGTCTGACCTGCTTAAGTGCTTCATCAACATTTTCCTCTGAAATTTTTGCTTCACCTTTAAATGCCTTTACAGCATCTTCAAATTGATTAGTCAGTTCATCAAACATTTTCTTTGAGTTACAGAAAAAATTTTAAATTATTTTTTAATTTCCACTAATATAATCAACGACTAGCCAATTATTTTTATTCTTACCTATTATATATTTTACTTTCAAAGAAGGAATAACAGTTTCTGATAAAACCTCACCAGAAGAACTAATGCTTTTATCTTGATAATTTAATTCTACATCTGCTGCTATTCTTTTATCTGACCTTTGAACAATTTTGATTGAAGTTATATTTGTATCAATAATCTGTCTTTGACCTAATAATTTATCTCTCTTTCTTTGTTCAAGAACTCTATTAAAAAGGGAAGGTCTTGCAACAGAACTAAGAAATTGACTTTCTAAACCATTCAATATATCTGCTTTACCTTTCAACCAAGATTCAATAAGAAATTGAATTTCTTGATCAGATGGTATTAATGAAATAAGAGGGATTGATTTATTTAAGTTTGATCTTTCTTTGTTATTAGATATTTGACTTAAATTATTATCATTAGTTTTGATTTCATCTGTTTTAACAACTTCAGAGCTTGCAATATTAGTGAGATTTTTATTTTCATATGGTTTTCGCTGTGTAAGTATTCCGATACTAGTTCCAATAATAAATAGACCAGTAAAAGCTAAAGCACTTGTATAAATTGGCCGATTAACTATAAAAAATTTAAAATTTGAATTTTTTATAAATTCCAATGCTGAGGAATATTTTGAAATTATGTTTTTGACTAAATCATATTTCAAGAAAGCTTCTTTACTTCGTAATCGTGATTTGAATGACTTTTCTTTCAGAATTTCATCTAAAGCCCCTCCTGGCATTGGCAAATCTGCTTTTTCCCCGAGATTTTTAGATAAATTATTCTCAAGTTGTTGCTCAGGAGTCAATGACGATAGAAACGAAAATCCTGCCTTTGCGATACCTAATGCTCCCTTTTTCTCAAGCTGGTCTACGTACTCTTGTACTTCTTTATTGGCAAACCAATCATCAAGATTGACATTTTGCATTTCTACATCCTTAAAACCAACTAAAACATCTTTTTTTAACCAATTTCGGCAATAGTCACAAAGAGCCGCCAAAGTTTCACCAGGATAGTTATCTAACCAATCTTTTAATTTCTCATCTGAGCTACTTCTAAAACGAGCTTCTGCCTGTTTTACATCCCCTAATAAAAGGTCTAGGCATCCAATTAATGGCATAGGGTCAAAACCATTAATGTTGATATTTCGAAGATATTTACGAGCCTCTTGTAAAAGTTCCGGATTCCTATAAGAAAATCCAGACGCAACTAAAGCGAAAGCGGCAAGAAAGCCTGCATCTTCAGAACCTCTTCTATACCAATTCAAGTATAGTTTTGACTGTTCTTTTGCAGTTAAAAATTTTCTAATTTGAAGAAAAAATAGCTCAAAGTCAGTTTGATTTAATCCTCCTATCTTTTCTGAATTTCTTTTTCCTTCAAGTCCGCCCCTTTTATTAACAAAATCTTCCAGCAAACTCAGGCCATCAAAATGAGACTTTTCATCTTCTTTATTTCTACTTAATAAATCAAGAATTCTGTATGGAAGTAATGCCTCTAAATCAGATTCAAGGGTCTTTCTTTCTTCAACAAGCTTTCCCATTCTTTGTAGTAACTGTATACCTTCCTGAAGCAACTCAGCCCCTGAGGCGTATCTTCTAAAAGCCTGTTCATCAATTGAGGCATCTCTACAAGATAAAGCTGCTATTAACGTCAAATCAGACTCTCTACCACTTCCAAGTGCAGGGGCTTGTGGAGGTTGTAATGCTTTTTTTGCAAGCTTAAAAGCTTGGAAAGAAGCTTTTGATTCCCAAAGAAGAAGTAAACCAGCAACTTCTCGATTTGAAGACAAATCAAGACCTGAAGAACCCTCAATAAGGGCGAGTTCGTAAGATTGACGTTCTTTAGGATTGGATAGAAGATCGGCAGAAAGTCGTAATAGCTCAGATCTCTGAGCTAAAAGTTCATATGTAAAGCCTTGTTTGGGAGGACGATCTAGTCTTAGCTGAAAAGCCCTGAGGACTTCCTCAGCATTTGAAGAAGGGCTAACCCCCAATAAGCGAAAATGATCAATAGGTAATTCCAATCGCTACTAGGTAATTACAAAAAAGCTCTAGGCATCGTAAGGCGTTTTAACCATTTTGCATCCATTGACCCTTAAAGTCTAAATAGGATTGATAAGTGAATATGACCGAAGTCATGTCTCCCAACCCAGACAAAACCAGCCAAGACCCTTGTCCTAGCAGGGAACACGCGGACAGACTAAGCAATCTTTCTGATACAAAACCAGCTAAAATCAATAGAGACATTGCTTTAAATCTTTTCAAAGACATGACTTTGGGAAGACGTTTTGAAGACAAATGTGCTGAAATGTATTACAGAGGAAAGATGTTTGGTTTTGTCCATCTTTACAACGGACAGGAGGCGATAAGCACAGGTGTCATTGGTGCAATGCAACGTAAACATGACTGGTTTTGTAGTACTTACAGAGATCATGTCCATGCTTTGAGTGCTGGAGTTCCTGCTAAAGAGGTAATGAGCGAGCTATTTGGGAAAGAAACAGGCTGCAGTAAGGGCAGAGGTGGATCTATGCATCTTTTTTCAAAAGAACATCATCTTCTTGGAGGTTATGCATTTATTGGTGAAGGAATTCCAGTTGCACTTGGGGCCGCTTTCACTAGCAAATACAGAAGGGAGGCTCTCAAAGAGAATAGTGATTCAGTAACTGCAGCTTTTTTTGGAGATGGAACTTGCAATATTGGTCAGTTTTATGAATGTTTAAATATGGCCCAATTATGGAAATTACCGATCATATTTGTAGTCGAAAATAATAAATGGGCAATTGGAATGGCCCATGACAGAGCAACTAGTGAGACTGAGATATGGAGAAAAGCCTCTGCATTTGGTATGCCAGGAGAAGAGATTGATGGAATGGACGTATTAGCCGTAAGGGGGGCCGCTCAAAGAGCCCTAGAGAGAGCAAGAGCTGGGGAAGGTCCCACTTTAATAGAATGCTTAACTTATCGATTCAGAGGGCATTCTTTGGCTGATCCGGATGAACTTAGATCTGAGAAAGAAAAAGAATTCTGGGCTAAAAGAGATCCAATAAAAAAGCTAAAAAATGATCTAACTACTGCTGGATTAGTTACTGATGAAGAATTAAAAAATATTGAGAAAGAAATTGATCTAGAAGTTAATGATGCTGTTGAATTTGCTCTAAACGCACCAGAGCCTGACCCTAGTGAATTAACTAAATATATCTGGGCAGAGAACTAAATATTAATAAATTTTCAAATTCCACTTGGAAGTTTTCTAGTAAGGTTTCTCAATTTCCTTAGAGCTTTGAGCTCAACTTGTCTAACCCTCTCACGTGAAACTTGTAAAAGTCTTCCTATCTCAGCGAGAGTATGTCTTTCATTACCCTCTAATCCAAATCTAAGTCTAATCACATGTTGTTCTTGTTCACTTAAATGACTTAGCCACCTTCCCAATTGCTCTTGATGGATTTTTTGTTCAACTTTATCCAGTGGTTCTTCCCCTGAGCCATCTGCTATTAGATCGCCTAAAAAGCTTCGGCCTTCATCGCCATTGACTGGAGCATCGAGACTGCTTGTAGTAAGGGCTTGCCTCAAAATAGAATCAAGTTCTTCTAACTCAATTTCCATTGCCTCAGCTATTTCTATACGACTAGGCATTGCGCCTAGCTTATGAGCCAAATCCAAGCTGACTTTTCTAATGGTTGCTAATCTCTCACTTAAATGAACAGGAAGTCGGATTGTTCTTGACTGGCAAGCAATAGCCCTAGTCATGCTTTGCCTTATCCACCAAAAAGCATACGTAGAAAACTTATAGCCACGAGTAGGGTCGAATTTTTCAACCGCCCTTTCTAATCCAAGAGAACCTTCCTGCACTAAATCTAGAAGTTCTAGACCTTTTCCTTGGTATTTTTTTGCAACACTTACTACTAGCCGAAGATTGGCTTTCATCATTCTCTCCTTTGCCCTCCTTCCAATTCGAATCAATCTTCTCTGATGAGTATTAAATTCTTTGCTCTGGTCTTTGATTTGCCCATCTTCAGTGAGATTCATCATGGTTTGAACCTGATTACCAAGTTCAATTTCTTCAGCAGGCGTTAGGAGAGGAACCCTTCCAATAGAGGAAAGGTACCAACTAATTGGATCACTGCTGCGTCGTTTTTGTGATTCAGCAGGCTTGGGTGCAGTTGAAACCATTGTTTCTTGACCCCTTACTTCAAAGTGGTAAGACTTTCCTACAGAAATCGTCAAATAAGCCTGGGTTTCAAGAAGGCTTCAGATTCTGTTGACGATTAGTTAACAAATGACACCAAATCGACCATTTCGAGCGCTATAAATGTTTGTTTCAAAACATTTCAAGAGCTATCTTTTTTTATTAATTCTCCAAGAAAAGTGCAAATAGCACTTGCGGTGCCCCCTCTTGAGCAAGATGCACCAGCATATGCATGCATCAATGCAGATGCAGCGAGCAAATTAGTATCCAATCGCTTACCACTTGTCAGCCCAATAGCTCCCATCCCAGAAACGAAACCAGCCAAAATATCGCCGAGGCCAGTTCTTGCAACACTTGAATTCACTTGTCCTATTTGCCAGATTTTGCCTTCTGGATCAGAAATAACACTATGAGCACATTTCAATAAGACCGAAGAGCTGCAAAGTTTTGCAGCCTCAATTCCAGCCTTCAATGGATTCGAGCAATCAATAAAAGGAAATAGCCTCTTAAATTCATCCAAATGAGGAGTAATCCAGGTAGGGCCATTTCTATCATTTAGCCATTCCCAACCTTTCGAAGTTATCGACAGACGATTTATTGCATCAGCATCAAGAATAAGTAGGCCTTTGAAATCCTTTAATTCAGTTCCAAAACAATCTTTTTCTGCTGATATCCCTAATCCTGGTCCAAGCAAAATCGAGTCGAACCTATTCAGATCAACTTCAAGCAAAACATTAGAAAAACCTGAAGAGCCGTCCTGAAAAGTATTTAGATCTCCAAGCAATAAGACTTCAGGGTGAGTACACCAAAGAGCAGATGAAACTGAACTAGGTAAAAAAGCGCTTACACTACCTGCTCCACTTGCTAAAGCTCCATTCAAAGCAAGAGATGCTGCTCCTCTGTATTTCTCACTTCCTGCAATCACCAGCACTCTTCCTCTCTGGTATTTACTTTTACTTTTACTTGGCTTAGGCCAAACGAAAGTAGATAAATCTGAAAATGAAATCCTCAGAGGCTGGGTTTCAGGAAGATCAGCCAAAATCTTATCTGGAATCCCAATATCTACCCTCTCTAAATCACCGACAAAATCAATAGCTGAATCTTGAATCAACCCAGTCTTAAATAAGCCTAAAGTTAGTGTGGAACTAGCTTTACATGATGTATTTGATACTGTACTTCCATTGTCTGAGTCTAATCCCGCGGGAACATCAATACTAATTAATTTATCAGGACTTGATTTCATCTTCGAATTCAATAAGTGCACTATTTCATCAGAAATAATTCTTGATTGACCTAATCCAAATAATGCCTCAATCCATAATGAATCAGAATTCGAATCAGGTTTTTGCTCCAAGTTTTGAATACCTATTCGAATTGCATAATCGAAATGTTTTTGTGTTAATTCTTTTTTCAATGGAAATGGACACCAAATAGATATATCAACGCCTGCCATATAAAGTTCTCTTGCAACAACAAGTCCATCGCCTCCGTTGTGCCCTGGCCCTACTAAAACGATTGCACCATTTTCAATCAATCCTTGTCTGTCTAATATCCATGTAGAGATACCAATCCCTACTTTTTCCATAAGAGCTTCAACAGGCATACCAATAGAAAACATTTCTTTTTCTATGTTTTGCATCTGCTCCGAGGAAACCATCAAATGTTCCGAATCAGATTGAGGCCAATTCAAAATAAAAAAGCAACCAAACCCACTATGAATAGAAGCTACTATCAATGCCCATGAATGTGGAAAAAAGAGAAACAAAAAAAATTTTAAATCATTTGACTTCAGAAGAAACAGTCGCGAAAACATTAAAAAGACTGCAAGCATTTTCTGGAAATCATTCGGTTGTAGTGGGCCTTTCCGGAGGCGTAGATAGCTCCTTAACAGCTGCTCTCCTCTGTGAAGCTGGTTGGAATGTAGTGGGATTAACTTTGTGGCTAATGAAAGGGAAAGGGTCTTGCTGCTCAGATGGATTAATTGATGCAGCAGGGATATGTGATCAACTTGGAATTAAGCATCACATAGTCGATTCAAAAGAAATTTTCCAACAAGAAATCATCAATAATGTCGTGAAAGGATATGAAGAAGGAATTACTCCTTTACCCTGCTCTCGCTGCAATAAATCAGTCAAATTTTCAGAAATGCTTAAATGGGTTAAAGAAAATAAAAATATCGAAAAGATCGCTACAGGGCATTACGCAAGGATTAGATATTCAAATGAATCTTTCGATAGAAATGATCTTCCGAGTGATGGAATTAAAAGACATAAGCTTTTAAGAGGTAAAGATCTCAACAAAGATCAAAGCTATTTTTTATATGATCTCCCACAAGAAATCTTAGGAAAAACAATTTTTCCTCTTGGAGAATTGACTAAAGAGATAACACGAATCGAAGCTTTTAAATATTCATTAAAAACTGCAGAAAAGCCAGAAAGTCAAGACCTTTGTCTTGCTGAACATTACGGATCAATGAATGCTTTTATTGATAAGTATCTACCCCAAAAGAAAGGAGAGGTTGTCCTTAAAAACGGCCAAATCATAGGCTCCCATAATGGAATTCAGCATTTCACGATAGGACAAAGAAAGGGATTAGGTATTGCTTGGGAAGTACCTTTGCATGTTGTTGAAATTGATGCCTCTTTAAACAGAGTAATTGTTGCCCCAAGAGAAGATTCTGGGAAGTCAGAATGTATTGTAAAAGATATAAATTGGGTATCAATTGAAGCACCTCAAGAGCCAATTGAAGTTGAGGTCCAAATTAGATATAGAAGTAAAGCAGTTAAAGCAAAGTTAATACCAATCATTGATATTACTAAAGAAAATTATTGTTATAAATGTAATCTTCATTTTAAAGAAGATCAATTTTCAATCACTCCTGGACAAGCAGCAGTATTTTATAAGGGTGATTATGTATTAGGTGGAGGAGTTATTTCGAAAGAATATTAATATTAACCATACTTACGTGATCGCAAAACACCTATTAAACTTATAAATAAAACTAAAATCAAAGGCAAGTCAGAAATAAATGTATATAATGTTTTCTTTCCATTTAATTCAAGATCAACGAGTTGAACAAGTTCTTTATTTGGTTTAAGGAGGGTATCAATTTTTCCATTACTTTTAATCAAAGATGTTGGTCCGGTATTGGAGACAGCTATTAAATTTTTTGATGTTTCAATACTCCTTAATTGAGCAATAGATAAAAATTGTCTTTGCAAAGAAATAGGATAGGGATCTAAATTTGCAATTACTAAAATCCATTTAGCCCCTTGATTTACTGCTTTAGCTAT
The sequence above is drawn from the Prochlorococcus marinus str. MIT 1013 genome and encodes:
- a CDS encoding Bax inhibitor-1 family protein is translated as MPANSNFQQAIREAQSSALIGPNVVNKALPYVGGGMALTGLGVLGGLSLQATNNPLFGPLFIVAFIAEIVLFFMASSAANNANNSKALPLLTGFSLLTGFTLSGIVGLAIQVAGMGAIGTAVFATGITFVIASSVGRKMSDNVGQALQGAVGLGLLGLIIAMVFQFVGGLFAPGMFGGSGFELMIAGFGTVLFVAMSFVDFYTMPRRYNDEQYLAGALGMYLTYINLFVFVLRLIIALQGGGRRD
- a CDS encoding PhoH family protein yields the protein MSEAATQGRFCIDLPDSNAATALSGTGQSTLHRLEILTGATFALRGLQLEIKGTSYQLERAAAIVELVRPIWEAGQIVSAVDLHAAAKALDNGKKNDHAKSTNKVLARSQRGNLLRPRTIRQKFYVEAMEKSDLTFALGPAGTGKTFLATVLAVRMLTERKIEKIILTRPAVEAGERLGFLPGDLQQKVDPYLRPLYDSLHSLLGQEKTNLLIEKNVIEVAPLAYMRGRTLEESFVILDEAQNTTPAQMRMVLTRLGERSRMVVTGDVTQVDLPYGQMSGLIEAADLLEKVDGISVCRLTSADVVRHPLVQSVVDAYAELDKKRR
- the rpsP gene encoding 30S ribosomal protein S16; protein product: MIKLRLKRFGKKRESSFRLVACNSTSRRDGRPLQELGFYNPRTKETRLDTEALRTRLGQGAQPTDAVRTLLEKGGILEKKVRPAEVLGKQKQEKERSAKKKDAAASKTSE
- the ffh gene encoding signal recognition particle protein; protein product: MFDELTNQFEDAVKAFKGEAKISEENVDEALKQVRRALLEADVSLSVVKEFIEEVRVKAVGTEVVRGINPGQKFIQVVHEQLVNVMGGENDPLANSKEKPTVILMAGLQGAGKTTATAKLGLLLKEKNQKPLLVAADTYRPAAIDQLVTLGNQIDVEVFNLSSDLKPEEIARKGLEKAKDEGFDTVLVDTAGRLQIDTQMMGEMVRIKEAVQPDEVLLVVDSMIGQEAADITRSFHEKVGITGAVLTKLDGDSRGGAALSIRKISGKPIKFIGTGEKVEALQPFYPERMASRILGMGDVLTLVEKAQKEVEIADAEIMQKKLQEATFDFSDFVKQMRMIKRMGSLGGLLKMIPGMNKIDDGMIKSGEDQLKKIEAMIGSMSVEERNKPELLAAQPSRRRRVASGSGHQPADVDKVLADFQRMRGLMKQMSTGGGLPGMEGGLPGMGGLPGMSSSGPNPYQSRKGKGGPGSAPRRQRPVKKKKGFGDL
- a CDS encoding IMS domain-containing protein encodes the protein MELPIDHFRLLGVSPSSNAEEVLRAFQLRLDRPPKQGFTYELLAQRSELLRLSADLLSNPKERQSYELALIEGSSGLDLSSNREVAGLLLLWESKASFQAFKLAKKALQPPQAPALGSGRESDLTLIAALSCRDASIDEQAFRRYASGAELLQEGIQLLQRMGKLVEERKTLESDLEALLPYRILDLLSRNKEDEKSHFDGLSLLEDFVNKRGGLEGKRNSEKIGGLNQTDFELFFLQIRKFLTAKEQSKLYLNWYRRGSEDAGFLAAFALVASGFSYRNPELLQEARKYLRNININGFDPMPLIGCLDLLLGDVKQAEARFRSSSDEKLKDWLDNYPGETLAALCDYCRNWLKKDVLVGFKDVEMQNVNLDDWFANKEVQEYVDQLEKKGALGIAKAGFSFLSSLTPEQQLENNLSKNLGEKADLPMPGGALDEILKEKSFKSRLRSKEAFLKYDLVKNIISKYSSALEFIKNSNFKFFIVNRPIYTSALAFTGLFIIGTSIGILTQRKPYENKNLTNIASSEVVKTDEIKTNDNNLSQISNNKERSNLNKSIPLISLIPSDQEIQFLIESWLKGKADILNGLESQFLSSVARPSLFNRVLEQRKRDKLLGQRQIIDTNITSIKIVQRSDKRIAADVELNYQDKSISSSGEVLSETVIPSLKVKYIIGKNKNNWLVVDYISGN
- the pdhA gene encoding pyruvate dehydrogenase (acetyl-transferring) E1 component subunit alpha, translating into MSPNPDKTSQDPCPSREHADRLSNLSDTKPAKINRDIALNLFKDMTLGRRFEDKCAEMYYRGKMFGFVHLYNGQEAISTGVIGAMQRKHDWFCSTYRDHVHALSAGVPAKEVMSELFGKETGCSKGRGGSMHLFSKEHHLLGGYAFIGEGIPVALGAAFTSKYRREALKENSDSVTAAFFGDGTCNIGQFYECLNMAQLWKLPIIFVVENNKWAIGMAHDRATSETEIWRKASAFGMPGEEIDGMDVLAVRGAAQRALERARAGEGPTLIECLTYRFRGHSLADPDELRSEKEKEFWAKRDPIKKLKNDLTTAGLVTDEELKNIEKEIDLEVNDAVEFALNAPEPDPSELTKYIWAEN
- a CDS encoding RpoD/SigA family RNA polymerase sigma factor — its product is MVSTAPKPAESQKRRSSDPISWYLSSIGRVPLLTPAEEIELGNQVQTMMNLTEDGQIKDQSKEFNTHQRRLIRIGRRAKERMMKANLRLVVSVAKKYQGKGLELLDLVQEGSLGLERAVEKFDPTRGYKFSTYAFWWIRQSMTRAIACQSRTIRLPVHLSERLATIRKVSLDLAHKLGAMPSRIEIAEAMEIELEELDSILRQALTTSSLDAPVNGDEGRSFLGDLIADGSGEEPLDKVEQKIHQEQLGRWLSHLSEQEQHVIRLRFGLEGNERHTLAEIGRLLQVSRERVRQVELKALRKLRNLTRKLPSGI
- a CDS encoding NAD(P)H-hydrate dehydratase → MNWPQSDSEHLMVSSEQMQNIEKEMFSIGMPVEALMEKVGIGISTWILDRQGLIENGAIVLVGPGHNGGDGLVVARELYMAGVDISIWCPFPLKKELTQKHFDYAIRIGIQNLEQKPDSNSDSLWIEALFGLGQSRIISDEIVHLLNSKMKSSPDKLISIDVPAGLDSDNGSTVSNTSCKASSTLTLGLFKTGLIQDSAIDFVGDLERVDIGIPDKILADLPETQPLRISFSDLSTFVWPKPSKSKSKYQRGRVLVIAGSEKYRGAASLALNGALASGAGSVSAFLPSSVSSALWCTHPEVLLLGDLNTFQDGSSGFSNVLLEVDLNRFDSILLGPGLGISAEKDCFGTELKDFKGLLILDADAINRLSITSKGWEWLNDRNGPTWITPHLDEFKRLFPFIDCSNPLKAGIEAAKLCSSSVLLKCAHSVISDPEGKIWQIGQVNSSVARTGLGDILAGFVSGMGAIGLTSGKRLDTNLLAASALMHAYAGASCSRGGTASAICTFLGELIKKDSS
- the mnmA gene encoding tRNA 2-thiouridine(34) synthase MnmA, with product MPMNVEKRETKKILNHLTSEETVAKTLKRLQAFSGNHSVVVGLSGGVDSSLTAALLCEAGWNVVGLTLWLMKGKGSCCSDGLIDAAGICDQLGIKHHIVDSKEIFQQEIINNVVKGYEEGITPLPCSRCNKSVKFSEMLKWVKENKNIEKIATGHYARIRYSNESFDRNDLPSDGIKRHKLLRGKDLNKDQSYFLYDLPQEILGKTIFPLGELTKEITRIEAFKYSLKTAEKPESQDLCLAEHYGSMNAFIDKYLPQKKGEVVLKNGQIIGSHNGIQHFTIGQRKGLGIAWEVPLHVVEIDASLNRVIVAPREDSGKSECIVKDINWVSIEAPQEPIEVEVQIRYRSKAVKAKLIPIIDITKENYCYKCNLHFKEDQFSITPGQAAVFYKGDYVLGGGVISKEY